A DNA window from Castanea sativa cultivar Marrone di Chiusa Pesio chromosome 7, ASM4071231v1 contains the following coding sequences:
- the LOC142642285 gene encoding uncharacterized protein LOC142642285, translated as MAKFSRASSSSSSSTSALSMEMEFLVAEDLDFVQVEEQGLSHWEFVNVSDADDSEKENSERVESEEDKEERIGDGFDSLGFEKDETMVTTTTTTTHHVDLDDDDDHHHHGHGHGHDYDVGLKFQGGNRSYGYGYDDEEENDGDEDDGEDDFDDELVPWDVSGKFGRQRMRKLGKRAFPKMYNSKRSPYLFVRPGCVRGKHGMGMKHNC; from the coding sequence ATGGCGAAATTTTCTAgggcatcatcatcatcatcatcatcaacatcagcACTGTCCATGGAAATGGAGTTTCTCGTGGCTGAGGATCTGGATTTTGTACAAGTGGAGGAACAAGGTTTGTCGCACTGGGAATTCGTGAACGTTTCTGATGCTGACGACTCGGAGAAAGAGAATTCAGAGAGAGTAGAATCGGAGGAAGATAAAGAAGAGAGAATTGGAGATGGGTTTGATTCGTTAGGGTTTGAAAAGGACGAAACAATGGtgaccaccaccactaccaccacccaTCATGTAgatcttgatgatgatgatgatcatcatcatcatggtCATGGTCATGGTCATGATTATGATGTGGGTTTGAAATTCCAAGGTGGGAATCGGAGTTATGGGTATGGTTATGATGATGAGGAGGAGAATGatggtgatgaggatgatggtgagGATGACTTTGATGATGAGTTAGTGCCATGGGATGTGAGTGGCAAGTTTGGGAGACAGAGGATGAGGAAGTTAGGGAAAAGGGCGTTTCCGAAGATGTATAATTCGAAGAGGTCACCGTACCTGTTTGTGAGGCCAGGTTGCGTGCGCGGCAAGCATGGTATGGGAATGAAGCACAATTGCTAG